In a genomic window of Deinococcus aquiradiocola:
- the murA gene encoding UDP-N-acetylglucosamine 1-carboxyvinyltransferase, with the protein MLQLTPMQIVGGRTLKGEYAVQPSKNAALPIIVASLLSREPVRLHGIPRLSDIYTILDIVTHLGTRHTWEGPNTLTLHTPDILNTETPYSLVSKMRASFIVMGALLSRAGEATVSMPGGCAFGHRPVDQHVKAFRALGVDLDEEGGNFEARRVAPLGGRYVFEMLTVGATQNAILAAVLGTGQVVLENASIDTDVVDMIGFLNSLGANIEGAGTHTLVVTGVASLRGGEYTVIPDRIEAGTLMIAAAATRSHLTLTGVRPDHMRALSMKLTEMGVSILETDDTLSVNATSGVLLPTDITTGSFPGFPTDIQPQMSALLATVPGTSVVTDGVYTDRLTHVVELHRMGANIKVSGHTQTIQGAPLHGAPVKAADIRAGAALVVAALAAEGETTIDGMVYINRGYERFAERLRAIGASAVQPEPVLATAMD; encoded by the coding sequence ATGCTCCAGCTCACCCCCATGCAGATCGTCGGCGGCCGCACCCTGAAAGGCGAATACGCTGTCCAACCCAGCAAAAACGCCGCGCTCCCCATCATCGTGGCCAGCCTGCTGAGCCGCGAACCCGTCCGCCTGCACGGCATTCCGCGCCTGTCGGACATCTACACGATCCTGGACATCGTGACGCACCTCGGCACGCGCCACACCTGGGAGGGACCCAACACCCTCACCCTGCACACCCCCGACATCCTGAACACCGAGACGCCCTACTCGCTCGTGTCCAAGATGCGCGCCAGCTTCATCGTGATGGGCGCCCTGCTGTCCCGCGCGGGCGAAGCGACCGTCAGCATGCCCGGCGGCTGCGCCTTCGGTCACCGCCCCGTCGACCAGCACGTCAAGGCCTTCCGCGCACTCGGCGTGGACCTCGACGAGGAAGGCGGGAACTTCGAGGCGCGCCGCGTCGCGCCCCTCGGCGGCCGCTACGTCTTCGAGATGCTGACCGTCGGCGCCACCCAGAACGCCATCCTGGCCGCCGTGCTCGGCACCGGACAGGTCGTGCTCGAGAACGCCAGCATCGACACCGACGTCGTCGACATGATCGGCTTCCTCAACAGCCTCGGCGCGAACATCGAAGGTGCGGGCACCCACACCCTCGTCGTGACCGGCGTGGCCTCCCTGCGCGGCGGCGAGTACACCGTCATCCCCGACCGCATCGAGGCGGGCACCCTGATGATCGCGGCGGCCGCCACCCGCAGCCACCTCACCCTGACCGGCGTGCGCCCCGACCACATGCGCGCCCTCAGCATGAAACTCACCGAGATGGGCGTCAGCATCCTCGAAACGGACGACACCCTGTCCGTCAACGCCACCAGCGGCGTGCTGCTCCCCACCGACATCACCACCGGCTCCTTCCCCGGCTTCCCGACCGACATCCAGCCGCAGATGAGCGCGCTGCTCGCCACGGTGCCCGGCACCAGCGTCGTCACGGACGGCGTGTACACCGACCGCCTCACGCACGTCGTGGAACTGCACCGCATGGGCGCGAACATCAAGGTGAGCGGCCACACCCAGACCATCCAGGGCGCCCCCCTGCACGGCGCGCCCGTCAAGGCCGCCGACATCCGCGCGGGTGCGGCGCTCGTGGTGGCCGCCCTGGCCGCCGAGGGCGAGACGACCATCGACGGCATGGTGTACATCAACCGTGGCTACGAGCGCTTCGCGGAGCGCCTGCGGGCCATCGGTGCGAGCGCCGTGCAGCCCGAACCGGTCCTCGCCACTGCCATGGACTGA
- a CDS encoding recombinase family protein has protein sequence MTLRVATYTRVSTVEQADTNHSLDAQASVLEAHAAAHGWTVTHRFTDPGWSGTTPDRPGLTALLHTIQNKDIDVVLVYRLDRLARKPGLAYKLIEDFTQSGVAFKSVTEQMIDNTTPMGKVAFGVITAFAEWERDTFIARSQSGTHKAIEKGQWPGGITPYGYRVHDKRLTVDEQAAEAVRLIYHLCATEGHSTVTISDRLTALGIPPHYQLDGRGVRGKSTVTHWRPGGVLRILKNPVYKGLPEYGKRNARAGTAGTGIVVGTAPVIVTPEIWERAQLMLSRNRLTALRNARNIYMLKSLIKCGSCGRTYVGSKAAKPRNEYYYGCTGRTVRGGRPESERCASPYVRGHDLDDHIRQGIRRILSNPDEALKAHEGQRPDLLDNQITQAERATQDTTHQRARLLDLYLSGDLDKGVYLERQAAIETRLQGLTLELTTLRDAARQQASAEHRARDVLALSAQLADRLDTLTDQEWQTLAHELVARVTVRPDGSTDVTWAL, from the coding sequence TTGACCCTTCGTGTCGCCACCTACACCCGCGTCAGTACCGTCGAGCAGGCGGACACCAACCACTCCCTGGACGCCCAGGCCAGCGTCCTCGAAGCGCACGCCGCCGCCCACGGATGGACCGTCACGCACCGCTTCACCGACCCCGGCTGGAGCGGCACCACCCCAGACCGCCCCGGCCTCACCGCCCTCCTCCACACCATCCAGAACAAAGACATCGACGTCGTCCTCGTCTACCGCCTCGACCGCCTCGCCCGCAAACCCGGCCTCGCGTACAAACTCATCGAGGACTTCACCCAGTCCGGCGTCGCCTTCAAAAGCGTCACCGAACAGATGATCGACAACACCACCCCCATGGGCAAAGTCGCCTTCGGCGTCATCACCGCCTTCGCCGAATGGGAACGCGACACCTTCATCGCCCGCAGCCAATCCGGCACGCACAAAGCCATCGAGAAAGGACAATGGCCCGGCGGCATCACCCCCTACGGGTACCGCGTCCACGACAAACGCCTCACCGTCGACGAACAGGCCGCCGAAGCCGTCCGCCTCATCTACCACCTCTGCGCCACCGAAGGCCACAGCACCGTCACCATCAGCGACCGCCTCACCGCCCTCGGCATCCCGCCCCACTACCAGCTCGACGGGCGCGGCGTGCGCGGCAAGAGCACCGTCACGCACTGGCGACCCGGCGGCGTGCTGCGCATCCTCAAGAACCCCGTCTACAAGGGCCTCCCCGAGTACGGGAAACGCAACGCCCGCGCCGGCACGGCAGGCACCGGCATCGTCGTCGGCACCGCCCCCGTCATCGTGACGCCCGAAATCTGGGAGCGCGCACAACTCATGCTGTCCCGCAACCGCCTCACCGCCCTCCGGAACGCCAGGAACATCTACATGCTCAAAAGCCTGATCAAGTGCGGGTCGTGCGGCCGCACCTACGTCGGCAGCAAAGCCGCCAAACCCCGGAACGAGTACTACTACGGCTGCACCGGCCGCACCGTCCGCGGCGGCCGCCCCGAAAGCGAACGCTGCGCCAGCCCCTACGTCCGCGGGCACGACCTCGACGACCACATCCGCCAGGGCATCCGCCGCATCCTCAGCAACCCCGACGAGGCCCTCAAAGCCCACGAAGGCCAGCGGCCCGACCTGCTGGACAACCAGATCACCCAGGCCGAACGCGCCACCCAGGACACCACCCACCAACGCGCGCGCCTCCTCGACCTCTACCTCAGCGGCGACCTCGACAAGGGCGTGTACCTCGAACGGCAGGCCGCCATCGAAACGCGCCTCCAGGGCCTCACCCTGGAACTCACCACCCTTCGCGACGCCGCCCGTCAGCAGGCCAGCGCCGAACACCGCGCCCGGGACGTCCTCGCGCTCAGCGCCCAGCTCGCCGACCGCCTCGACACCCTCACCGACCAGGAATGGCAGACGCTGGCGCACGAGCTCGTCGCCCGCGTTACCGTCCGCCCTGACGGCAGCACCGACGTCACCTGGGCCTTGTAG
- a CDS encoding protein kinase domain-containing protein, with protein MNGETGLVGSLLAARYEVGEVLGEGGSARVYRAHDRYLDRDVAVKVVHEHLSPQDRQRFLREIRTLARLNHPGIVTVYDLGEQDGQPYFTMPLLQGGPLTVLGPLEDDPAQLGRYLTAAAFVARALHHVHASGLIHRDLTPGNILLDQSGNPRIMDFGLVALSDFSRHLTRSGVTLGTPQYMAPEQARGSGVGPASDLYALGAVLYRVACGSPPFVGDSDQSILYQHVYDLPPDPRDLNPAVPDGLAQVLLGLLAKKPEDRPLNGEALAARLGLARRDAWTVAGRSQYRGGRGRSGEQLDGPLDATRLQEVWSTRLPGEVTWPSAVLGQSTHLAVGTRSGQLCLVSGSGTLQHQLQAGDEVTAPPTFHRESVLYGAWDGLLRRARLDGRPLWSHRTRAEITGAPTVWGNLVLTSSRDGHLHAVHLETGELQWAYRAAGPVAASPLVWGGAAIVADEEGWVHALDASTGVQLWRVQLQTVHATPALAPLGPREAALLVACWPGEVHALHLGIQNGHARTLPEPLLWTYDMEDELWAAPAVSGSTVVVAGWGGRVRALSLRGGDDLWERQLGGRITASPVIAGGQVYLATEDGELCVLSLKSGRVIWETRVPVGIQATPLVSGGALYVAFMDGTLKAYRSLDER; from the coding sequence ATGAACGGCGAGACGGGCTTGGTCGGGTCACTGCTGGCCGCGCGGTACGAGGTCGGCGAGGTGCTCGGCGAGGGCGGCAGCGCCCGCGTGTACCGCGCCCACGACCGGTACCTCGACCGCGACGTGGCCGTCAAGGTCGTGCACGAACACCTCTCGCCGCAGGACCGGCAGCGGTTCCTGCGCGAGATCCGCACGCTCGCGCGCCTCAACCACCCCGGCATCGTCACCGTGTACGACCTCGGCGAGCAGGACGGCCAGCCGTACTTCACGATGCCGCTCCTGCAGGGCGGCCCCCTGACGGTCCTCGGCCCGCTGGAGGACGACCCCGCCCAGCTCGGCCGCTACCTCACGGCCGCCGCGTTCGTGGCGCGCGCCCTGCACCACGTGCACGCCTCCGGCCTGATTCACCGGGACCTGACGCCCGGCAACATCCTGCTCGATCAGAGCGGCAACCCGCGCATCATGGACTTCGGCCTCGTGGCGCTCAGCGACTTCTCGCGGCACCTCACGCGCAGCGGCGTCACGCTCGGCACGCCGCAGTACATGGCGCCCGAACAGGCGCGCGGCAGCGGCGTCGGCCCGGCCAGCGACCTGTACGCGCTCGGCGCGGTGCTGTACCGCGTCGCGTGCGGCTCTCCCCCCTTCGTGGGCGACAGCGACCAGAGCATCCTGTACCAGCACGTGTACGACCTGCCGCCCGACCCGCGCGACCTGAACCCGGCCGTGCCGGACGGACTCGCGCAGGTGCTGCTGGGCCTGCTCGCCAAGAAACCCGAGGACCGCCCCCTGAACGGCGAGGCGCTCGCCGCCCGGCTGGGCCTCGCGCGGCGCGACGCGTGGACGGTCGCCGGACGCAGCCAGTACCGGGGCGGGCGCGGCCGCAGCGGCGAGCAGCTCGACGGGCCGCTCGACGCGACGCGCCTGCAGGAGGTGTGGAGCACCCGCCTGCCCGGCGAGGTGACGTGGCCGTCCGCGGTGCTCGGGCAGAGCACGCACCTCGCGGTCGGCACGCGCAGCGGCCAGCTGTGCCTCGTGTCGGGCAGCGGCACCCTGCAGCACCAGCTTCAGGCAGGAGACGAGGTGACGGCCCCACCCACCTTCCACCGCGAGAGCGTGCTGTACGGCGCGTGGGACGGCCTGCTGCGCCGCGCGCGCCTCGACGGGCGGCCGCTGTGGTCGCACCGCACGCGCGCCGAGATCACGGGCGCGCCCACCGTGTGGGGCAACCTCGTGCTCACCTCGTCCCGCGACGGGCACCTGCACGCCGTGCACCTCGAAACGGGCGAACTGCAGTGGGCGTACCGCGCGGCCGGGCCGGTCGCGGCGAGCCCGCTCGTGTGGGGCGGCGCGGCCATCGTCGCGGACGAGGAAGGCTGGGTGCACGCCCTCGACGCGAGCACCGGCGTGCAGCTGTGGCGCGTGCAGCTGCAGACGGTGCACGCCACGCCCGCCCTCGCGCCGCTCGGCCCACGTGAGGCGGCACTGCTCGTCGCGTGCTGGCCCGGCGAGGTGCACGCCCTGCACCTCGGCATCCAGAACGGGCACGCGCGCACCCTGCCGGAACCGCTGCTGTGGACGTACGACATGGAAGACGAACTGTGGGCCGCGCCCGCCGTGTCCGGCAGCACCGTCGTCGTGGCCGGGTGGGGCGGCCGCGTGCGCGCCCTGAGCCTGCGCGGCGGCGACGACCTGTGGGAACGGCAGCTGGGCGGGCGCATCACCGCCAGTCCCGTCATCGCGGGCGGGCAGGTGTACCTCGCGACGGAGGACGGCGAACTGTGCGTGCTGTCGCTCAAGTCGGGCCGCGTCATCTGGGAGACGCGCGTCCCGGTCGGCATTCAGGCGACGCCGCTCGTCAGTGGGGGCGCGCTGTACGTGGCGTTCATGGACGGCACCCTCAAGGCGTACCGCTCGCTCGACGAACGCTGA
- a CDS encoding DedA family protein has translation MPLSSYIDPEYLLKTFSYVGLTGILFAETGLLLGFFLPGDSLLITAGIFAARGDLNLGLLMLLGTLAAFVGNTCGYLIGRRFGPLVFSRVRFLKPEYVEQAREYFAQHGNQTLVLSRFVPVIRTIVPTLAGTVNLDFRLFSLYNAAGAVLWGGGVTLAGYLLGKVIPKDVLDKYILLIIAVVLVASFVPVILEVLRRRRA, from the coding sequence ATGCCTCTCTCCAGCTACATCGACCCCGAGTACCTGCTCAAGACCTTCTCGTATGTGGGCCTGACCGGCATCCTCTTCGCGGAGACCGGCCTGCTGCTCGGCTTCTTCCTGCCGGGCGACAGCCTGCTCATCACGGCAGGCATCTTCGCGGCGCGCGGCGACCTGAACCTCGGACTGCTGATGCTGCTCGGCACGCTCGCCGCCTTCGTGGGCAACACCTGCGGGTACCTGATCGGGCGGCGTTTCGGGCCGCTCGTGTTCAGCCGCGTGCGCTTCCTGAAACCCGAGTACGTCGAGCAGGCCCGCGAGTACTTCGCGCAGCATGGAAACCAGACGCTGGTCCTGTCGCGCTTCGTGCCCGTCATCCGGACCATCGTGCCGACACTCGCCGGGACGGTCAACCTCGACTTCCGGCTGTTCAGCCTGTACAACGCGGCGGGCGCGGTCCTGTGGGGCGGCGGCGTCACGCTCGCCGGGTACCTGCTCGGCAAGGTCATCCCCAAGGACGTGCTCGACAAGTACATCCTGCTGATCATCGCGGTGGTGCTCGTCGCGTCGTTTGTGCCGGTCATCCTGGAAGTCCTCAGGCGCCGCCGCGCCTGA
- a CDS encoding transcriptional regulator, translated as MPKKERKRLQVVISEEQDALLTRTAYELSSPERLISKSEVVRLAIEKIAREMGEDIHLDELRSLLDDENVSEDA; from the coding sequence ATGCCCAAGAAGGAACGTAAACGCCTGCAGGTGGTCATCAGCGAGGAGCAGGACGCGCTGCTGACCCGCACTGCCTACGAACTGTCCAGCCCCGAACGCCTCATCTCCAAGAGCGAGGTCGTACGCCTCGCCATCGAGAAGATCGCCCGCGAGATGGGCGAGGACATCCACCTCGACGAACTCCGCTCGCTGCTCGACGACGAGAACGTCAGCGAAGACGCCTGA
- a CDS encoding YifB family Mg chelatase-like AAA ATPase, which produces MLATARSVALIGVDAVPVEVEVDVSPGLPSFMLVGLPDQAVSEARERVRAAVRNSGYPFPAARITVNLAPADLRKEGPIYDLPIALGLLAAQDLLPAHALSGVIAAGELALDGSLRAIGGAVNLSLLAAASGHAVLLPAPSADEAALIDGVTVYGATNLRAAVEHLNGTRLLFPAPAPTPEPDAEALLDLLDIRGQTQAKRALEVALAGGHNLLMIGSPGSGKTMLARRAPSLLPRLTRAEALEVTRIHSAAGMLTGHGGLVQTPPYRAPHHTVSDAGLIGGGSVPRPGEVSLAHRGVLFLDEFPEFNRRALETLRQPLEDGEVLISRARGSVRYPAQFQLVAAMNPCP; this is translated from the coding sequence ATGCTCGCCACCGCCCGCAGTGTCGCCCTGATCGGCGTGGACGCCGTGCCCGTCGAGGTGGAAGTGGACGTCTCGCCCGGCCTGCCGTCCTTCATGCTGGTGGGCCTGCCGGACCAGGCGGTCAGCGAGGCGCGCGAACGCGTGCGGGCCGCCGTCCGCAACAGCGGGTACCCGTTCCCGGCGGCGCGCATCACCGTGAACCTCGCGCCCGCCGACCTCCGCAAGGAAGGTCCGATCTACGACCTGCCGATCGCGCTCGGCCTGCTCGCCGCGCAGGACCTGCTGCCCGCGCACGCGCTGAGCGGCGTGATCGCAGCGGGCGAACTGGCGCTCGACGGGTCCCTGCGCGCCATCGGCGGGGCCGTGAACCTGTCGCTGCTCGCGGCCGCAAGCGGCCACGCGGTCCTGCTGCCCGCGCCCAGTGCGGACGAGGCCGCCCTGATCGACGGGGTGACCGTGTACGGCGCCACGAACCTCCGCGCGGCCGTGGAGCACCTGAACGGCACGCGCCTCCTCTTCCCGGCACCCGCACCGACGCCGGAACCGGACGCGGAAGCGCTGCTGGACCTGCTCGACATTCGCGGGCAGACGCAGGCGAAACGCGCGCTGGAAGTCGCCCTGGCGGGCGGCCACAACCTGCTGATGATCGGGTCGCCCGGCAGCGGCAAGACCATGCTCGCGCGGCGTGCGCCCAGCCTCCTGCCGCGCCTCACGCGCGCAGAGGCGCTCGAAGTGACGCGCATCCACAGCGCCGCGGGCATGCTGACGGGCCACGGCGGACTCGTGCAGACGCCGCCCTACCGCGCGCCGCACCACACGGTGTCCGACGCGGGCCTGATCGGGGGCGGCAGCGTCCCCAGGCCCGGCGAGGTGTCGCTCGCGCACCGGGGCGTGCTGTTCCTCGACGAATTCCCGGAATTCAACCGCCGCGCCCTGGAGACGCTGCGGCAACCGCTGGAGGACGGCGAGGTCCTCATCAGCCGCGCGCGCGGCAGCGTCCGCTACCCCGCGCAGTTCCAGCTGGTGGCCGCCATGAACCCGTGCCCATGA
- a CDS encoding Sec-independent protein translocase subunit TatA/TatB, producing MPNLGFPEIMIILVVALLVFGPKKLPDLGRSLGNGIREFRKGTQGLKDELEGSLKDTPAQPAAPTPTIAAPTVMASQAAVMPSAPVTRVVELGKSEQRDA from the coding sequence ATGCCCAACCTCGGCTTTCCCGAAATCATGATCATTCTGGTGGTGGCGCTGCTGGTCTTCGGACCGAAGAAACTGCCGGACCTGGGCCGCAGCCTCGGCAACGGCATCCGCGAGTTCCGCAAGGGCACCCAGGGCCTCAAGGACGAACTCGAAGGCAGCCTCAAGGACACGCCCGCCCAGCCCGCCGCGCCCACCCCCACCATTGCCGCCCCCACCGTGATGGCGTCCCAGGCGGCCGTCATGCCGTCCGCGCCCGTCACGCGCGTCGTGGAACTCGGCAAGAGCGAACAGCGCGACGCCTGA